A region of Oncorhynchus masou masou isolate Uvic2021 chromosome 29, UVic_Omas_1.1, whole genome shotgun sequence DNA encodes the following proteins:
- the LOC135520244 gene encoding myocyte-specific enhancer factor 2D homolog isoform X3 → MGRKKIQIQRITDERNRQVTFTKRKFGLMKKAYELSVLCDCEIALIIFNHSNKLFQYASTDMDKVLLKYTEYNEPHESRTNVDIMETLRKKGFNGCNSPEPDGDDSIDQSPLNDDKYRKNEDLDILFKRYGSAVPQPTFSMPVTVPVSNQNALQFSNSGGLVTTSFVTSTLTDSRLLSPQQPSLQRNTGSPGLPQRPASAGALLGGELNNSNGGCPSPVPNGYISARASPGLLSVSNGNSLGKVVPAKSPPPPSPQMVNSRKPDLRVITSQSGKSLMQLNAQRLGGSQGNLSTPVVSVATPSLLAPFSTMQTTYNTEYQLTSADLTALQTFTPSGLLPSNMSTWQQQPAVSQQQQQQQQQQQQQQQQQQQQQQQISLASLSNLVMWGAEKQNGEMANCISNFAANLSMASQSNLLFGREEGLCWPVGHLPQGTMLTINTNPNISIKSEPVSPNRDRSTPCSTAGGGGGGGLVTITGAPMSGQYPGALRLEPSTLQGRSPVGSLSSNGSSYEGDRDDGAQGRAQDFHHQGGASSAMGILRPSSTQEQQEQEGANVKRMRLDTWVT, encoded by the exons GAGGATCACAGACGAACGgaacagacag gTGACGTTCACCAAGAGGAAGTTTGGTCTGATGAAGAAGGCGTACGAGCTGAGTGTGCTGTGCGACTGTGAGATCGCCCTCATCATCTTCAACCACTCCAACAAGCTGTTCCAGTACGCCAGCACCGACATGGACAAGGTCCTGCTCAAATACACCGAATACAACGAGCCCCACGAGAGCCGTACCAACGTCGACATCATGGAG ACGTTGCGAAAGAAAGGCTTTAACGGTTGCAACAGCCCCGAGCCGGACGGCGACGACTCCATCGACCAAAGCCCGTTAAACGATGACAAGTACCGCAAGAACGAGGATCTGGATATCCTGTTCAAGCGCTATGGC TCAGCCGTCCCACAGCCCACCTTCTCCATGCCCGTCACGGTGCCAGTGTCCAATCAGAACGCTCTCCAGTTCAGTAACTCTGGCGGCCTGGTCACCACCTCCTTCGTCACCTCCACCCTCACAGACTCCCGCCTGCTGTCGCCACAGCAACCATCTCTCCAGAGGAACACTGGGTCTCCAGGGTTACCACAGCGACCGGCCAGTGCAG GTGCTCTATTAGGAGGTGAACTGAACAACTCCAACGGAGGATGCCCGAGCCCAGTTC CGAACGGCTACATCAGTGCCAGGGCCTCCCCCGGCCTCCTCTCCGTCTCCAACGGCAACAGCCTGGGGAAAGTAGTCCCGGCCAAGTCTCCACCTCCGCCCAGCCCTCAGATGGTGAACAGCCGCAAGCCTGATCTCCGGGTCATCACCTCCCAGAGCGGCAAGAGCCTGATGCAGCTG AATGCTCAGCGGTTAGGTGGTTCTCAAGGGAACCTGTCCACACCAGTGGTTTCCGTGGCGACGCCCAGTCTCCTAGCCCCCTTCTCCACCATGCAGACGACCTACAACACTG AGTACCAGCTGACAAGTGCGGATCTCACTGCGCTCCAGACATTCACACCATCAGGGCTGCTGCCTAGCAACATGTCCACCTGGCAACAGCAACCAGCAGTGTctcagcagcaacagcagcaacaacaacaacaacaacagcagcagcagcagcaacaacaacaacaacaacagattaGCTTGGCGTCACTCAGTAACTTGGT CATGTGGGGCGCAGAGAAACAGAACGGGGAGATGGCTAACTGCATCTCCAATTTCGCTGCTAACCTGAG CATGGCCTCTCAATCAAACTTGCTATTTGGCAGGGAAGAGGGTCTctgctg GCCGGTAGGCCACTTACCTCAGGGCACCATGCTGACAATTAACACCAACCCCAACATCAGCATCAAGTCGGAGCCCGTGTCGCCCAACCGTGACCGCAGCACCCCGTGCTCCACAGCCGGAGGTGGCGGAGGAGGAGGCCTCGTGACCATCACAGGGGCCCCTATGTCAGGCCAGTACCCAGGGGCCCTGCGTCTGGAGCCGTCCACCCTGCAGGGCCGCTCGCCCGTCGGCAGCCTGAGCAGCAACGGCAGCTCCTACGAGGGGGACCGGGACGATGGGGCCCAGGGGCGGGCCCAGGACTTCCACCACCAGGGAGGGGCCTCCTCGGCCATGGGGATCCTGAGGCCCTCGTCCACgcaggagcagcaggagcagGAGGGTGCCAATGTGAAGAGAATGAGACTGGACACTTGGGTAACATAG
- the LOC135520244 gene encoding myocyte-specific enhancer factor 2D homolog isoform X6: protein MGRKKIQIQRITDERNRQVTFTKRKFGLMKKAYELSVLCDCEIALIIFNHSNKLFQYASTDMDKVLLKYTEYNEPHESRTNVDIMETLRKKGFNGCNSPEPDGDDSIDQSPLNDDKYRKNEDLDILFKRYGSAVPQPTFSMPVTVPVSNQNALQFSNSGGLVTTSFVTSTLTDSRLLSPQQPSLQRNTGSPGLPQRPASAGALLGGELNNSNGGCPSPVPNGYISARASPGLLSVSNGNSLGKVVPAKSPPPPSPQMVNSRKPDLRVITSQSGKSLMQLNAQRLGGSQGNLSTPVVSVATPSLLAPFSTMQTTYNTEYQLTSADLTALQTFTPSGLLPSNMSTWQQQPAVSQQQQQQQQQQQQQQQQQQQQQQQISLASLSNLVPVGHLPQGTMLTINTNPNISIKSEPVSPNRDRSTPCSTAGGGGGGGLVTITGAPMSGQYPGALRLEPSTLQGRSPVGSLSSNGSSYEGDRDDGAQGRAQDFHHQGGASSAMGILRPSSTQEQQEQEGANVKRMRLDTWVT from the exons GAGGATCACAGACGAACGgaacagacag gTGACGTTCACCAAGAGGAAGTTTGGTCTGATGAAGAAGGCGTACGAGCTGAGTGTGCTGTGCGACTGTGAGATCGCCCTCATCATCTTCAACCACTCCAACAAGCTGTTCCAGTACGCCAGCACCGACATGGACAAGGTCCTGCTCAAATACACCGAATACAACGAGCCCCACGAGAGCCGTACCAACGTCGACATCATGGAG ACGTTGCGAAAGAAAGGCTTTAACGGTTGCAACAGCCCCGAGCCGGACGGCGACGACTCCATCGACCAAAGCCCGTTAAACGATGACAAGTACCGCAAGAACGAGGATCTGGATATCCTGTTCAAGCGCTATGGC TCAGCCGTCCCACAGCCCACCTTCTCCATGCCCGTCACGGTGCCAGTGTCCAATCAGAACGCTCTCCAGTTCAGTAACTCTGGCGGCCTGGTCACCACCTCCTTCGTCACCTCCACCCTCACAGACTCCCGCCTGCTGTCGCCACAGCAACCATCTCTCCAGAGGAACACTGGGTCTCCAGGGTTACCACAGCGACCGGCCAGTGCAG GTGCTCTATTAGGAGGTGAACTGAACAACTCCAACGGAGGATGCCCGAGCCCAGTTC CGAACGGCTACATCAGTGCCAGGGCCTCCCCCGGCCTCCTCTCCGTCTCCAACGGCAACAGCCTGGGGAAAGTAGTCCCGGCCAAGTCTCCACCTCCGCCCAGCCCTCAGATGGTGAACAGCCGCAAGCCTGATCTCCGGGTCATCACCTCCCAGAGCGGCAAGAGCCTGATGCAGCTG AATGCTCAGCGGTTAGGTGGTTCTCAAGGGAACCTGTCCACACCAGTGGTTTCCGTGGCGACGCCCAGTCTCCTAGCCCCCTTCTCCACCATGCAGACGACCTACAACACTG AGTACCAGCTGACAAGTGCGGATCTCACTGCGCTCCAGACATTCACACCATCAGGGCTGCTGCCTAGCAACATGTCCACCTGGCAACAGCAACCAGCAGTGTctcagcagcaacagcagcaacaacaacaacaacaacagcagcagcagcagcaacaacaacaacaacaacagattaGCTTGGCGTCACTCAGTAACTTGGT GCCGGTAGGCCACTTACCTCAGGGCACCATGCTGACAATTAACACCAACCCCAACATCAGCATCAAGTCGGAGCCCGTGTCGCCCAACCGTGACCGCAGCACCCCGTGCTCCACAGCCGGAGGTGGCGGAGGAGGAGGCCTCGTGACCATCACAGGGGCCCCTATGTCAGGCCAGTACCCAGGGGCCCTGCGTCTGGAGCCGTCCACCCTGCAGGGCCGCTCGCCCGTCGGCAGCCTGAGCAGCAACGGCAGCTCCTACGAGGGGGACCGGGACGATGGGGCCCAGGGGCGGGCCCAGGACTTCCACCACCAGGGAGGGGCCTCCTCGGCCATGGGGATCCTGAGGCCCTCGTCCACgcaggagcagcaggagcagGAGGGTGCCAATGTGAAGAGAATGAGACTGGACACTTGGGTAACATAG
- the LOC135520244 gene encoding myocyte-specific enhancer factor 2D homolog isoform X5, with amino-acid sequence MGRKKIQIQRITDERNRQVTFTKRKFGLMKKAYELSVLCDCEIALIIFNHSNKLFQYASTDMDKVLLKYTEYNEPHESRTNVDIMETLRKKGFNGCNSPEPDGDDSIDQSPLNDDKYRKNEDLDILFKRYGSAVPQPTFSMPVTVPVSNQNALQFSNSGGLVTTSFVTSTLTDSRLLSPQQPSLQRNTGSPGLPQRPASAGALLGGELNNSNGGCPSPVPNGYISARASPGLLSVSNGNSLGKVVPAKSPPPPSPQMVNSRKPDLRVITSQSGKSLMQLTDEELELVSENAQRLGGSQGNLSTPVVSVATPSLLAPFSTMQTTYNTEYQLTSADLTALQTFTPSGLLPSNMSTWQQQPAVSQQQQQQQQQQQQQQQQQQQQQQQISLASLSNLVPVGHLPQGTMLTINTNPNISIKSEPVSPNRDRSTPCSTAGGGGGGGLVTITGAPMSGQYPGALRLEPSTLQGRSPVGSLSSNGSSYEGDRDDGAQGRAQDFHHQGGASSAMGILRPSSTQEQQEQEGANVKRMRLDTWVT; translated from the exons GAGGATCACAGACGAACGgaacagacag gTGACGTTCACCAAGAGGAAGTTTGGTCTGATGAAGAAGGCGTACGAGCTGAGTGTGCTGTGCGACTGTGAGATCGCCCTCATCATCTTCAACCACTCCAACAAGCTGTTCCAGTACGCCAGCACCGACATGGACAAGGTCCTGCTCAAATACACCGAATACAACGAGCCCCACGAGAGCCGTACCAACGTCGACATCATGGAG ACGTTGCGAAAGAAAGGCTTTAACGGTTGCAACAGCCCCGAGCCGGACGGCGACGACTCCATCGACCAAAGCCCGTTAAACGATGACAAGTACCGCAAGAACGAGGATCTGGATATCCTGTTCAAGCGCTATGGC TCAGCCGTCCCACAGCCCACCTTCTCCATGCCCGTCACGGTGCCAGTGTCCAATCAGAACGCTCTCCAGTTCAGTAACTCTGGCGGCCTGGTCACCACCTCCTTCGTCACCTCCACCCTCACAGACTCCCGCCTGCTGTCGCCACAGCAACCATCTCTCCAGAGGAACACTGGGTCTCCAGGGTTACCACAGCGACCGGCCAGTGCAG GTGCTCTATTAGGAGGTGAACTGAACAACTCCAACGGAGGATGCCCGAGCCCAGTTC CGAACGGCTACATCAGTGCCAGGGCCTCCCCCGGCCTCCTCTCCGTCTCCAACGGCAACAGCCTGGGGAAAGTAGTCCCGGCCAAGTCTCCACCTCCGCCCAGCCCTCAGATGGTGAACAGCCGCAAGCCTGATCTCCGGGTCATCACCTCCCAGAGCGGCAAGAGCCTGATGCAGCTG ACCGATGAGGAGCTGGAGTTGGTGAGTGAG AATGCTCAGCGGTTAGGTGGTTCTCAAGGGAACCTGTCCACACCAGTGGTTTCCGTGGCGACGCCCAGTCTCCTAGCCCCCTTCTCCACCATGCAGACGACCTACAACACTG AGTACCAGCTGACAAGTGCGGATCTCACTGCGCTCCAGACATTCACACCATCAGGGCTGCTGCCTAGCAACATGTCCACCTGGCAACAGCAACCAGCAGTGTctcagcagcaacagcagcaacaacaacaacaacaacagcagcagcagcagcaacaacaacaacaacaacagattaGCTTGGCGTCACTCAGTAACTTGGT GCCGGTAGGCCACTTACCTCAGGGCACCATGCTGACAATTAACACCAACCCCAACATCAGCATCAAGTCGGAGCCCGTGTCGCCCAACCGTGACCGCAGCACCCCGTGCTCCACAGCCGGAGGTGGCGGAGGAGGAGGCCTCGTGACCATCACAGGGGCCCCTATGTCAGGCCAGTACCCAGGGGCCCTGCGTCTGGAGCCGTCCACCCTGCAGGGCCGCTCGCCCGTCGGCAGCCTGAGCAGCAACGGCAGCTCCTACGAGGGGGACCGGGACGATGGGGCCCAGGGGCGGGCCCAGGACTTCCACCACCAGGGAGGGGCCTCCTCGGCCATGGGGATCCTGAGGCCCTCGTCCACgcaggagcagcaggagcagGAGGGTGCCAATGTGAAGAGAATGAGACTGGACACTTGGGTAACATAG
- the LOC135520244 gene encoding myocyte-specific enhancer factor 2D homolog isoform X2: MGRKKIQIQRITDERNRQVTFTKRKFGLMKKAYELSVLCDCEIALIIFNHSNKLFQYASTDMDKVLLKYTEYNEPHESRTNVDIMETLRKKGFNGCNSPEPDGDDSIDQSPLNDDKYRKNEDLDILFKRYGSAVPQPTFSMPVTVPVSNQNALQFSNSGGLVTTSFVTSTLTDSRLLSPQQPSLQRNTGSPGLPQRPASAGALLGGELNNSNGGCPSPVPNGYISARASPGLLSVSNGNSLGKVVPAKSPPPPSPQMVNSRKPDLRVITSQSGKSLMQLTDEELELNAQRLGGSQGNLSTPVVSVATPSLLAPFSTMQTTYNTEYQLTSADLTALQTFTPSGLLPSNMSTWQQQPAVSQQQQQQQQQQQQQQQQQQQQQQQISLASLSNLVMWGAEKQNGEMANCISNFAANLSMASQSNLLFGREEGLCWPVGHLPQGTMLTINTNPNISIKSEPVSPNRDRSTPCSTAGGGGGGGLVTITGAPMSGQYPGALRLEPSTLQGRSPVGSLSSNGSSYEGDRDDGAQGRAQDFHHQGGASSAMGILRPSSTQEQQEQEGANVKRMRLDTWVT; encoded by the exons GAGGATCACAGACGAACGgaacagacag gTGACGTTCACCAAGAGGAAGTTTGGTCTGATGAAGAAGGCGTACGAGCTGAGTGTGCTGTGCGACTGTGAGATCGCCCTCATCATCTTCAACCACTCCAACAAGCTGTTCCAGTACGCCAGCACCGACATGGACAAGGTCCTGCTCAAATACACCGAATACAACGAGCCCCACGAGAGCCGTACCAACGTCGACATCATGGAG ACGTTGCGAAAGAAAGGCTTTAACGGTTGCAACAGCCCCGAGCCGGACGGCGACGACTCCATCGACCAAAGCCCGTTAAACGATGACAAGTACCGCAAGAACGAGGATCTGGATATCCTGTTCAAGCGCTATGGC TCAGCCGTCCCACAGCCCACCTTCTCCATGCCCGTCACGGTGCCAGTGTCCAATCAGAACGCTCTCCAGTTCAGTAACTCTGGCGGCCTGGTCACCACCTCCTTCGTCACCTCCACCCTCACAGACTCCCGCCTGCTGTCGCCACAGCAACCATCTCTCCAGAGGAACACTGGGTCTCCAGGGTTACCACAGCGACCGGCCAGTGCAG GTGCTCTATTAGGAGGTGAACTGAACAACTCCAACGGAGGATGCCCGAGCCCAGTTC CGAACGGCTACATCAGTGCCAGGGCCTCCCCCGGCCTCCTCTCCGTCTCCAACGGCAACAGCCTGGGGAAAGTAGTCCCGGCCAAGTCTCCACCTCCGCCCAGCCCTCAGATGGTGAACAGCCGCAAGCCTGATCTCCGGGTCATCACCTCCCAGAGCGGCAAGAGCCTGATGCAGCTG ACCGATGAGGAGCTGGAGTTG AATGCTCAGCGGTTAGGTGGTTCTCAAGGGAACCTGTCCACACCAGTGGTTTCCGTGGCGACGCCCAGTCTCCTAGCCCCCTTCTCCACCATGCAGACGACCTACAACACTG AGTACCAGCTGACAAGTGCGGATCTCACTGCGCTCCAGACATTCACACCATCAGGGCTGCTGCCTAGCAACATGTCCACCTGGCAACAGCAACCAGCAGTGTctcagcagcaacagcagcaacaacaacaacaacaacagcagcagcagcagcaacaacaacaacaacaacagattaGCTTGGCGTCACTCAGTAACTTGGT CATGTGGGGCGCAGAGAAACAGAACGGGGAGATGGCTAACTGCATCTCCAATTTCGCTGCTAACCTGAG CATGGCCTCTCAATCAAACTTGCTATTTGGCAGGGAAGAGGGTCTctgctg GCCGGTAGGCCACTTACCTCAGGGCACCATGCTGACAATTAACACCAACCCCAACATCAGCATCAAGTCGGAGCCCGTGTCGCCCAACCGTGACCGCAGCACCCCGTGCTCCACAGCCGGAGGTGGCGGAGGAGGAGGCCTCGTGACCATCACAGGGGCCCCTATGTCAGGCCAGTACCCAGGGGCCCTGCGTCTGGAGCCGTCCACCCTGCAGGGCCGCTCGCCCGTCGGCAGCCTGAGCAGCAACGGCAGCTCCTACGAGGGGGACCGGGACGATGGGGCCCAGGGGCGGGCCCAGGACTTCCACCACCAGGGAGGGGCCTCCTCGGCCATGGGGATCCTGAGGCCCTCGTCCACgcaggagcagcaggagcagGAGGGTGCCAATGTGAAGAGAATGAGACTGGACACTTGGGTAACATAG
- the LOC135520244 gene encoding myocyte-specific enhancer factor 2D homolog isoform X1: MGRKKIQIQRITDERNRQVTFTKRKFGLMKKAYELSVLCDCEIALIIFNHSNKLFQYASTDMDKVLLKYTEYNEPHESRTNVDIMETLRKKGFNGCNSPEPDGDDSIDQSPLNDDKYRKNEDLDILFKRYGSAVPQPTFSMPVTVPVSNQNALQFSNSGGLVTTSFVTSTLTDSRLLSPQQPSLQRNTGSPGLPQRPASAGALLGGELNNSNGGCPSPVPNGYISARASPGLLSVSNGNSLGKVVPAKSPPPPSPQMVNSRKPDLRVITSQSGKSLMQLTDEELELVSENAQRLGGSQGNLSTPVVSVATPSLLAPFSTMQTTYNTEYQLTSADLTALQTFTPSGLLPSNMSTWQQQPAVSQQQQQQQQQQQQQQQQQQQQQQQISLASLSNLVMWGAEKQNGEMANCISNFAANLSMASQSNLLFGREEGLCWPVGHLPQGTMLTINTNPNISIKSEPVSPNRDRSTPCSTAGGGGGGGLVTITGAPMSGQYPGALRLEPSTLQGRSPVGSLSSNGSSYEGDRDDGAQGRAQDFHHQGGASSAMGILRPSSTQEQQEQEGANVKRMRLDTWVT, translated from the exons GAGGATCACAGACGAACGgaacagacag gTGACGTTCACCAAGAGGAAGTTTGGTCTGATGAAGAAGGCGTACGAGCTGAGTGTGCTGTGCGACTGTGAGATCGCCCTCATCATCTTCAACCACTCCAACAAGCTGTTCCAGTACGCCAGCACCGACATGGACAAGGTCCTGCTCAAATACACCGAATACAACGAGCCCCACGAGAGCCGTACCAACGTCGACATCATGGAG ACGTTGCGAAAGAAAGGCTTTAACGGTTGCAACAGCCCCGAGCCGGACGGCGACGACTCCATCGACCAAAGCCCGTTAAACGATGACAAGTACCGCAAGAACGAGGATCTGGATATCCTGTTCAAGCGCTATGGC TCAGCCGTCCCACAGCCCACCTTCTCCATGCCCGTCACGGTGCCAGTGTCCAATCAGAACGCTCTCCAGTTCAGTAACTCTGGCGGCCTGGTCACCACCTCCTTCGTCACCTCCACCCTCACAGACTCCCGCCTGCTGTCGCCACAGCAACCATCTCTCCAGAGGAACACTGGGTCTCCAGGGTTACCACAGCGACCGGCCAGTGCAG GTGCTCTATTAGGAGGTGAACTGAACAACTCCAACGGAGGATGCCCGAGCCCAGTTC CGAACGGCTACATCAGTGCCAGGGCCTCCCCCGGCCTCCTCTCCGTCTCCAACGGCAACAGCCTGGGGAAAGTAGTCCCGGCCAAGTCTCCACCTCCGCCCAGCCCTCAGATGGTGAACAGCCGCAAGCCTGATCTCCGGGTCATCACCTCCCAGAGCGGCAAGAGCCTGATGCAGCTG ACCGATGAGGAGCTGGAGTTGGTGAGTGAG AATGCTCAGCGGTTAGGTGGTTCTCAAGGGAACCTGTCCACACCAGTGGTTTCCGTGGCGACGCCCAGTCTCCTAGCCCCCTTCTCCACCATGCAGACGACCTACAACACTG AGTACCAGCTGACAAGTGCGGATCTCACTGCGCTCCAGACATTCACACCATCAGGGCTGCTGCCTAGCAACATGTCCACCTGGCAACAGCAACCAGCAGTGTctcagcagcaacagcagcaacaacaacaacaacaacagcagcagcagcagcaacaacaacaacaacaacagattaGCTTGGCGTCACTCAGTAACTTGGT CATGTGGGGCGCAGAGAAACAGAACGGGGAGATGGCTAACTGCATCTCCAATTTCGCTGCTAACCTGAG CATGGCCTCTCAATCAAACTTGCTATTTGGCAGGGAAGAGGGTCTctgctg GCCGGTAGGCCACTTACCTCAGGGCACCATGCTGACAATTAACACCAACCCCAACATCAGCATCAAGTCGGAGCCCGTGTCGCCCAACCGTGACCGCAGCACCCCGTGCTCCACAGCCGGAGGTGGCGGAGGAGGAGGCCTCGTGACCATCACAGGGGCCCCTATGTCAGGCCAGTACCCAGGGGCCCTGCGTCTGGAGCCGTCCACCCTGCAGGGCCGCTCGCCCGTCGGCAGCCTGAGCAGCAACGGCAGCTCCTACGAGGGGGACCGGGACGATGGGGCCCAGGGGCGGGCCCAGGACTTCCACCACCAGGGAGGGGCCTCCTCGGCCATGGGGATCCTGAGGCCCTCGTCCACgcaggagcagcaggagcagGAGGGTGCCAATGTGAAGAGAATGAGACTGGACACTTGGGTAACATAG
- the LOC135520244 gene encoding myocyte-specific enhancer factor 2D homolog isoform X4: MGRKKIQIQRITDERNRQVTFTKRKFGLMKKAYELSVLCDCEIALIIFNHSNKLFQYASTDMDKVLLKYTEYNEPHESRTNVDIMETLRKKGFNGCNSPEPDGDDSIDQSPLNDDKYRKNEDLDILFKRYGSAVPQPTFSMPVTVPVSNQNALQFSNSGGLVTTSFVTSTLTDSRLLSPQQPSLQRNTGSPGLPQRPASAGALLGGELNNSNGGCPSPVPNGYISARASPGLLSVSNGNSLGKVVPAKSPPPPSPQMVNSRKPDLRVITSQSGKSLMQLTDEELELVSENAQRLGGSQGNLSTPVVSVATPSLLAPFSTMQTTYNTEYQLTSADLTALQTFTPSGLLPSNMSTWQQQPAVSQQQQQQQQQQQQQQQQQQQQQQQISLASLSNLVMWGAEKQNGEMANCISNFAANLRPVGHLPQGTMLTINTNPNISIKSEPVSPNRDRSTPCSTAGGGGGGGLVTITGAPMSGQYPGALRLEPSTLQGRSPVGSLSSNGSSYEGDRDDGAQGRAQDFHHQGGASSAMGILRPSSTQEQQEQEGANVKRMRLDTWVT; the protein is encoded by the exons GAGGATCACAGACGAACGgaacagacag gTGACGTTCACCAAGAGGAAGTTTGGTCTGATGAAGAAGGCGTACGAGCTGAGTGTGCTGTGCGACTGTGAGATCGCCCTCATCATCTTCAACCACTCCAACAAGCTGTTCCAGTACGCCAGCACCGACATGGACAAGGTCCTGCTCAAATACACCGAATACAACGAGCCCCACGAGAGCCGTACCAACGTCGACATCATGGAG ACGTTGCGAAAGAAAGGCTTTAACGGTTGCAACAGCCCCGAGCCGGACGGCGACGACTCCATCGACCAAAGCCCGTTAAACGATGACAAGTACCGCAAGAACGAGGATCTGGATATCCTGTTCAAGCGCTATGGC TCAGCCGTCCCACAGCCCACCTTCTCCATGCCCGTCACGGTGCCAGTGTCCAATCAGAACGCTCTCCAGTTCAGTAACTCTGGCGGCCTGGTCACCACCTCCTTCGTCACCTCCACCCTCACAGACTCCCGCCTGCTGTCGCCACAGCAACCATCTCTCCAGAGGAACACTGGGTCTCCAGGGTTACCACAGCGACCGGCCAGTGCAG GTGCTCTATTAGGAGGTGAACTGAACAACTCCAACGGAGGATGCCCGAGCCCAGTTC CGAACGGCTACATCAGTGCCAGGGCCTCCCCCGGCCTCCTCTCCGTCTCCAACGGCAACAGCCTGGGGAAAGTAGTCCCGGCCAAGTCTCCACCTCCGCCCAGCCCTCAGATGGTGAACAGCCGCAAGCCTGATCTCCGGGTCATCACCTCCCAGAGCGGCAAGAGCCTGATGCAGCTG ACCGATGAGGAGCTGGAGTTGGTGAGTGAG AATGCTCAGCGGTTAGGTGGTTCTCAAGGGAACCTGTCCACACCAGTGGTTTCCGTGGCGACGCCCAGTCTCCTAGCCCCCTTCTCCACCATGCAGACGACCTACAACACTG AGTACCAGCTGACAAGTGCGGATCTCACTGCGCTCCAGACATTCACACCATCAGGGCTGCTGCCTAGCAACATGTCCACCTGGCAACAGCAACCAGCAGTGTctcagcagcaacagcagcaacaacaacaacaacaacagcagcagcagcagcaacaacaacaacaacaacagattaGCTTGGCGTCACTCAGTAACTTGGT CATGTGGGGCGCAGAGAAACAGAACGGGGAGATGGCTAACTGCATCTCCAATTTCGCTGCTAACCTGAG GCCGGTAGGCCACTTACCTCAGGGCACCATGCTGACAATTAACACCAACCCCAACATCAGCATCAAGTCGGAGCCCGTGTCGCCCAACCGTGACCGCAGCACCCCGTGCTCCACAGCCGGAGGTGGCGGAGGAGGAGGCCTCGTGACCATCACAGGGGCCCCTATGTCAGGCCAGTACCCAGGGGCCCTGCGTCTGGAGCCGTCCACCCTGCAGGGCCGCTCGCCCGTCGGCAGCCTGAGCAGCAACGGCAGCTCCTACGAGGGGGACCGGGACGATGGGGCCCAGGGGCGGGCCCAGGACTTCCACCACCAGGGAGGGGCCTCCTCGGCCATGGGGATCCTGAGGCCCTCGTCCACgcaggagcagcaggagcagGAGGGTGCCAATGTGAAGAGAATGAGACTGGACACTTGGGTAACATAG